The Aricia agestis chromosome 8, ilAriAges1.1, whole genome shotgun sequence genomic sequence GTCTCCCCAGATTGTGAAATGAAAAAGCAGACATCATCTCTAAATACAGGTGTATTTCTGTCTAAAAAGTCGGAAGCTAATTCAACCATAACTGGCAACTCTGTAAGCTCCTCAAGCAGCTGACGTGTAGCAACCGCACTGTGGTAGCTTGTACCACATCCAATCAACATCAATCTTCTGCATCTCTTAATTTCAGGAATATAGTCTTTTATGCCACCCAATGTTACTGTTCCATCAGCAAAGTTAAGACGTCCTCTCATGGTATTAACAATAGATTCTGTTTGCTCAAAAATTTCCTTCTGCATGAAACAATCATAGTTACCTTTCATTATTTGCTGCAATTCCAATTTCAATGTCAGAATTTCCCTCTGGTGTGGATCAGAGCTGCTACCGGACATACGATGAATGCTCAGAACTCCATCTTTGATATGTGCTACATCATCATCTTCAAAATAGAGCACTCTGTTTGTATGCTCAATAACAGCTGAGGCATCAGACGCAAAGAAGTACTCAACTTCACGCTCTTCTTCCGGTTGGAACTGAGCATGGCTATTGGTGCGGGGCACAGTGGGTACCACTCCTCTGGTGGCCTTGTTGTTAGTGTACATAATGGGGACATGATCACTCGAAAGACGGCGCCTCGTCTTAATACCGACCAGCAAAGGGCTACCACGACGGGTGGCAACACATTCATTAGGAAAGTGACGTGATTTGAAACACAATGCAAATGCACCTTCAAGCTGCTGGATTACCTGTTCAATGAGCTCCTGGAAGTTGTAATCCTTGTGCTGGTTATAAATATGGTGCACCAATTTAGCAATAGCTTCAGTATCGGTCTGGGACTCAAACACATATCCTTTGTTTTCAAGGAATGTCTTGACTGCCTTGTAATTAGTGATAATTCCATTATGGATAACGACAAAAGAGTTATCTTCACCGGAGCGTTGAGGGTGAGAGTTGACGGAGCTGGGTTCTCCATGAGTAGCCCAGCGGGTATGAGCGATGCCGCAGTGCGACTCTACACTGTCTTCCACTGATAGTTCACCACTCTGTTGTTGTAACAGCTCCTCGAGTGCAGCGACTTTGCCGCTCTTTTTGACTACGGCGATGTCTTTATTATCCGAGGCATCGATAGCTACACCCGCCGAATCGTATCCTCGGTATTCTAAGCGCTTCAAACCATTCACGAGCAATTCCAAAATTTCCTTGCGGGTTTTTGGTGTTAGATGGTTGATGTACGCAAAAATTCCACACATTGTGATCGGAGAGCGTTCACGTATACCCGAGCGCACGAAACCAATGCCAACGAGATACTGAGACTTGGAAGTAACACAATACACAAACTAATTGAAGGCCTTCGCCTATAACTCCTACCACTGTTATGTTACTTTCACTTACGGCAAAGCACACGTCATCGTGTTTCGTTATCGTAGATACGGCTTTAATATTAGCATCGTATTAACATACAGTACCTACCGTACACAGCGCCAAAATTATTTTCCCAAAATATGTCTCTCTCGCTTTGGTTGACATTTGACAGatgcagtgttgccagatggtctcgGTGCCGTACCCCTGAACTAATTTGATTTCCCCCTAGAAATCCCCTagattactttttcttttaatattcaataaaaatatattactaaactttattatagctcgacaaggctttatatgaatgtggcgagaaaaggaactaacacttCTATCAtataaaaacgtcatttttgacagttctcctttaccagcagcgcccattgacatcattgacaattcatttaaagccttgtcaaactGTATTCATCTTTTCAACATCTTGAATCTCGACCTCGTTACGAACGTGATATTTggcaaaaaaactgtatttgacGTGAATTTTGAATTTCCCCTAAAAATcccctaaatattttttcaccCCTGTTTTGCTCTAACTTGGTCGAAAACCCCCTAAATCTAGGGGGAAATTCTCTGATCTGGCAACACCAGATGACAGCAGAAGACTGTGACAGAAGACAGACTGTTTTTTTATACAGCAATGAGCAAACATAGCCACTAGCCACGCcactgttaaaaaaaaaagggaaaatctttctaatattttttttcgaaaccgtcataaaaatctaatcaaaagaaaaaatcgTCATAGTTGGAGAGCCGGCCGTATGTATAAAAGTCTTTTGGATGGATCAGATATGTGTTACTGTAAAAGCTCGAACTTCGGTAAATCTTAAGaccgtcccccgagcaaacgactttggccatacatttgccgcgttaacgagatcgcaccaaaaccctattattttacttatCTTGCTTCAAAATGGACTTTTAAAAAACGGGGAATCGtgcggggaatatgtagtttctgatattgtcgatctattggcgtgtgtttcaaataaaagtaatttgtaaatactaaggagatagcgaatgtatgcttgaattttaataaattggcttTACTTGGGAAGCtgatattattagtataataaacgaaaataGACAATTTAAACGTAGAAAGGAATGTTAAGATACTgtagattattgctgtatttttgttatacttaactctgtagctttcaaattatgagtttataaggctctaaatacgttAAATTACGTATTCTCCGTAGGGAACGCCCTTAAGATTTGAGTaaaaatcttaggatttaccGACGCGAGTTGgtaaatgtaagtatttctaaAAATACAACGATTTTTTTGAACATTTACTATATTCATTggtatgtatataataatagctccggtttcggtgacggtggctggtttcattgaaaccaggccagctacgcaggagtaattaatttatagtgcccaagtgtgtgtgcagtacacaagagcactctctattcctttactcttgtagcagtacctacgttcatgcgccgattgaaacaaagaaaacaacgcgctctgaaaagaacgcacgccgtctttgtatacgttcgttacagaagttgaaacacagaagaaaatcacTTTGCTAAAAACAtacgttcgcaatgacgagagaaattgtccgtgtaataataccggacatgaaccggccttgaaaaaggcatttttctaataagaattcttcgcaacactacactacgcgtcttcacatcgaggctacgtcgagcgagggatcttcgcagcgtggctacggtcttcatggcgtttgcagagcttcAGAAATCAGaacatcttcacaaaatggcggcactacaattattaccggcacggcggcgaccggcagcgagacgacgtcgcgtcgcacagtgtattttttgtccaaaaaattggccatgcctttttttttttttggaaatctcatacagaaatattatgtaagtaatttattattatttacatgtgTTAATTTCTTATTATGAACAATAAAAaatcactttaattatttttttcaaaaaagttaaaaattgccATAACTTTTTAAACATTTACTTAATCGTCTTCTTGATTGTTCTGAtcgacaataataaaaaaacacacaATTGAACCTAATTTACATATTTCCTAAACaagtttttaaagatttatttacgatttatgttttttttttctttaattttttatgaacgtatttataattatttggattttatttttatacagaatTGTTACTTGAATGTACTAGAATTcgtgtaaaaaaaattagatccAATCAATAAAGGGCACCGAAGTTAGAGGCTTCCAAAGTTTTCTATGGTAACTATGGTTTTAGGGTTATCAATATTTCTATACTTTTAGAAATTTGTgctgcttatatacaaaattttacataattattattattacaaactgTACAGAAACTAAAAAGATTATTTGTGATTGGTTGAACAAAATTAGAAAGAGAAATCTAGAAAGGGATAAAACATTTACAAGGAttagaaagagaaaaaaatcgaataagaaatatttacaaagtgaAGAGATTGCTGCGCGGGAAACTGGCTGCGCCGTGGCTCGCGGCGCTGGCgtcgcccgagtataaatatgggctctcgcgggccgcgaCTCCTTCCCCCTCCGATACCCCGAACTTCTCATTTTCACCTCGAGAAGTTCGTAAGGTAATATCCTCGCAAGGCCCCCGGAGCGGACGGAATTCCCAACCCCGCCCTCCGGCACCTTCCCTTCCGCACAGTGGCCGCTCTCACCCGTCTCTATAACGGGATTGTCAGGACCGGCCACTTTCCAAAATCCTGAAAGATGGGGCTCATCATCACAATACCAAAGCCGCACAAAAACCTCAGGTGAAGGCTACCGCCCCATCACCCTCC encodes the following:
- the LOC121729587 gene encoding glutamine--fructose-6-phosphate aminotransferase [isomerizing] 1-like; protein product: MCGIFAYINHLTPKTRKEILELLVNGLKRLEYRGYDSAGVAIDASDNKDIAVVKKSGKVAALEELLQQQSGELSVEDSVESHCGIAHTRWATHGEPSSVNSHPQRSGEDNSFVVIHNGIITNYKAVKTFLENKGYVFESQTDTEAIAKLVHHIYNQHKDYNFQELIEQVIQQLEGAFALCFKSRHFPNECVATRRGSPLLVGIKTRRRLSSDHVPIMYTNNKATRGVVPTVPRTNSHAQFQPEEEREVEYFFASDASAVIEHTNRVLYFEDDDVAHIKDGVLSIHRMSGSSSDPHQREILTLKLELQQIMKGNYDCFMQKEIFEQTESIVNTMRGRLNFADGTVTLGGIKDYIPEIKRCRRLMLIGCGTSYHSAVATRQLLEELTELPVMVELASDFLDRNTPVFRDDVCFFISQSGETADTLMALRYCKKHGALIVGITNTVGSSICRESHCGVHINAGPEIGVASTKAYTSQFVSLVMFALVISEDRISLQKRRMDIIAGLHELDSKIRQVLALDDKVKSLAEDLYRQRSLLIMGRGYNFATCLEGALKVKELTYMHSEGIMAGELKHGPLALIDDSMPVMMIVMRDPVYTKCMNALQQVTARQGRPIVICEDGDTETVALASRVLEIPKTVDCLQGVLTVIPMQLLAYHIAVLRGCNVDCPRNLAKSVTVE